AGCGAGCGCGGCGTGCGCTCGAGCTGCAGACGCGCCTGCGGCAGGTGGTTCACGTACAGGTGCACGTCGCCGAAGCTGATCACGAGCTCGCCGACGTCGAGGCCGGTCTGCGTGGCGAGCATGTGCGTCAGCAGCGCGTAGGACGCGATGTTGAACGGCACGCCGAGGAAGACGTCGGCGCTGCGCTGGTAGAGGTGGCAGGAGAGGCGCCCGCGCGCGACGTAGAACTGGAACAGGCAGTGGCACGGCGGCAGCGCCATGCGCTCGATGTCGGCGACGTTCCAGGCGCTGACCACGAGCCGGCGCGAGTCCGGGTTGCGGCGGATCTCGTCGACGAGCTGCGCGATCTGGTCGATCGTGCGGCCGTCGGGCGCCGGCCACTTGCGCCACTGGTAGCCGTAGATCGGTCCGAGCTCGCCGTCGGCGTCGGCCCACTCGTCCCAGATCGTGACGCCGTTCTCGTGCAGGTAGGCGATGTTGGTGTCGCCGCGCAGGAACCACAGCAGCTCGTGCACGATCGACGGCCAGTGCAGACGCTTGGTCGTCAAGCATGGGAAGCCGTCGGTGAGCTCGAAGCGGAGCTGCTCGCCGAACAGGCTCAGCGTGCCGGTTCCCGTCCGGTCGCTCTTGGGGACGCCCTTCTCGAGGATCCGCTTCAGCAAGTCGAGGTACTGCCGCATCGGCGCCTGCTTTACGCCAGAAAGACGCGCGGCGCGATAGGCGCCCCTCGGACGCGTCGCGGCTTTGCACGCGACGGCGCGATGACGGTAGAGCAACGCCGATGAATCCCGCCGACATCACCGCCGCGGTGGCACCGCTGCTCGAGCGCGAGACGGGCGCGCAGGTTTCGCTGAGCGGCATGCGCTCGATGACAGGTGGTGCCGCACGCGAGGCCTGGGCGGTCGACGCGACGCTCTCGCGCGCGGGCCAGCCCGACGAGCACCTGCCGCTGGTCGTGCTCGTGTTCCGGCCGGGCAGCGGGTTTCGCGCCTTCTCGGCGCACGACGAGCTGCGCTTGCTGCAGGCGACGCACGCGGCCGGCGCGCCGGTGCCGCGCGCGCTCGTTTCGGGCGAGGCCGGCGGACGCTCGTTCTACGTGATGGAGCGTCTGCAGGGCGAGACCATCGGCCGGCGTCTGGTGCGCGACGAGCGCTGGGCTCGGGCGCGCGCGGTGCTGCCGGAGCAGCTCGCGCGCGCGCTCGCCGCGATCCACCGCGTGCCGGTCGGCGAGGGGCAGCTCGAGTTCCTGCCCCGTCCCGCGCCCGGCGTGCCCGTCGCGACGAGCGAGCTCGACCGTCTCGAGCAGCTCTACCGGCAGATCACCGTCGAGCCGCACCCGGCGTTCGAGATCGCGCTGCGCTGGCTGCGCACGCACCAGCCGCCGCCGGGCGACGTGACCCTCGTGCACGGCGACTTCCGCATCGGCAACGTGATGGTCGGCGAGGACGGGCTGCGCGCGGTGCTCGACTGGGAGCTCGCGCACGTCGGCGACCCGCTCGAGGACCTCGGCTGGCTGTGCGTGCGCTCGTGGCGCTTCGGCGCCGACCACCTGCCGCTCGGCGGCATCGGCACGCGCGAGCAGCTCTTCGAGGCGTACGCGAAGGCGAGCGGGCGCGCGGTCGATCCGCAGGCGGTGCGCTTCTGGGAGATCTACGGCAACCTGCGCTGGGGCGTCTTCACGCTGGTCCAGGCGCGCGGCTTTCTCGACGGCATCGTGCCGAGCGTCGAGCTCGCGAGCATCGGACGGCGCACCGCCGAGACCGAGTGGGAGCTCCTCAACCTGATCGAGGGGAGGGCCTTCTGATGCAGGACCGGCCGACGATCGACGAGCTGCTCTCCGCGGTGCGACGCTTCCTCGCCGACGAGGTCGTTCCGGCGACCGAGGGCCGGCTGCAGTTCCTCGCGCGCGTCGCGGCCAACGCCGTCGATCTCGTGCGGCGCGAGCTCGCGAGCGAGACGGCGCACGCCGAGCGCGAGTGGCGCGGGCTCGACGGTCTCCTCGGCGCGGAGCCCATGCCGCGCGGGCGCGACGAGCTCGCCGCCGCCGTGCGGCGTCGCAACGAGGCGCTCTGCGAGAAGATCCGCGCCGGGGCGTACGACGCCGACGGCCCCGAGCGCACGGCTCTGCTCGCGCACCTGCGCACCGTCGTGCACGACAAGCTCGAGGTCACCAACCGCGCCTACCTCGAGGCCGACGCGAGGCGCGGGTGAGCTGCGGCAGAGACGGGCGCGCTTCGCGCCGGGCCAGGTTCGGGTCACAATGGGAGGGCCGAATTGGAATGGGCCTTGCTGCCTGCTAGCCTCCCCATCCGTTTCGAGACAAGGAGCAACGCCAAATGTCGAACGTACGAGAAGTCAGCGACGCGACCTTCGAAGCCGAGGTGTTGCAGTCCGACACACCGGTGCTCGTCGACTTCTGGGCTCCGTGGTGCGGACCCTGCCGCGCCATCGCGCCGGTGGTCGAGGAGCTGGCCAACGAGTACGCCGGCAAGCTCAAGGTCGTGAAGATCAACGTCGACGACAACCAGGCGACGCCGAGCCGCTACGGCGTGCGCGGCATCCCCAACCTGATCGTCTTCAAGGGCGGGCAGGTGCACGAGCAGATCGTTGGCGCGGTGCCGAAGAGCCGGCTCGCGCAGGCGGT
This genomic stretch from Candidatus Binatia bacterium harbors:
- a CDS encoding thymidylate synthase; this translates as MRQYLDLLKRILEKGVPKSDRTGTGTLSLFGEQLRFELTDGFPCLTTKRLHWPSIVHELLWFLRGDTNIAYLHENGVTIWDEWADADGELGPIYGYQWRKWPAPDGRTIDQIAQLVDEIRRNPDSRRLVVSAWNVADIERMALPPCHCLFQFYVARGRLSCHLYQRSADVFLGVPFNIASYALLTHMLATQTGLDVGELVISFGDVHLYVNHLPQARLQLERTPRSLPRLRIAPRATSIFDYRYEDFALEGYDPHPGIKAPVAV
- a CDS encoding phosphotransferase family protein; this encodes MNPADITAAVAPLLERETGAQVSLSGMRSMTGGAAREAWAVDATLSRAGQPDEHLPLVVLVFRPGSGFRAFSAHDELRLLQATHAAGAPVPRALVSGEAGGRSFYVMERLQGETIGRRLVRDERWARARAVLPEQLARALAAIHRVPVGEGQLEFLPRPAPGVPVATSELDRLEQLYRQITVEPHPAFEIALRWLRTHQPPPGDVTLVHGDFRIGNVMVGEDGLRAVLDWELAHVGDPLEDLGWLCVRSWRFGADHLPLGGIGTREQLFEAYAKASGRAVDPQAVRFWEIYGNLRWGVFTLVQARGFLDGIVPSVELASIGRRTAETEWELLNLIEGRAF
- a CDS encoding DUF6285 domain-containing protein; the encoded protein is MQDRPTIDELLSAVRRFLADEVVPATEGRLQFLARVAANAVDLVRRELASETAHAEREWRGLDGLLGAEPMPRGRDELAAAVRRRNEALCEKIRAGAYDADGPERTALLAHLRTVVHDKLEVTNRAYLEADARRG
- the trxA gene encoding thioredoxin; the encoded protein is MSNVREVSDATFEAEVLQSDTPVLVDFWAPWCGPCRAIAPVVEELANEYAGKLKVVKINVDDNQATPSRYGVRGIPNLIVFKGGQVHEQIVGAVPKSRLAQAVQSVVA